The segment GCGACCGCTTCGGTCGTGCAGCATCCAGGCGCGCAACAAGATGCCGTAGGCTTCGTAGCCCGAATGAACGCGCTTAGGAATTTGCCTTCGACCTGAGGTGCAATCTCATCGACGGCTATACCGGCCTCCGTGAGAAAGACGCGAGCATCTTCGATGTCATACACGCGGGTCGGCTCGAGCTCCGGAGACTCGAATCCAGCGGCTAGTAGCTTTGCCTTGTAGTCTGACTCCTCCAACGCTCCGGCAATGCAGCCCACCCAAAGCAACATGCTCTTGCGTACAGCGTCGGGCACCTCGCCGCGCACGACAACGTCAGATACGGCGAAGCGACCCCCGGGACGAAGCACGCGAAAGGCTTCTTTAAGCACACGCGATTTGTCTGCCGAGAGGTTGATCACGCAATTGGAGATGATGACATCGACAGAGTTATCCGGAAGAGGGATGTTCTCGATCTCGCCCTTAAGGAACTCTA is part of the Tunturibacter empetritectus genome and harbors:
- a CDS encoding arsenite methyltransferase, with translation MSNQTEISNKYGAIARSVTDSGATACCDPAMRCCDPITKNLYGDSEKDGLPEKALLASLGCGNPTALTELKPGEIVLDLGSGGGIDVLLSAKRVGPTGKAYGLDMTDDMLALARENQRQAGATNVEFLKGEIENIPLPDNSVDVIISNCVINLSADKSRVLKEAFRVLRPGGRFAVSDVVVRGEVPDAVRKSMLLWVGCIAGALEESDYKAKLLAAGFESPELEPTRVYDIEDARVFLTEAGIAVDEIAPQVEGKFLSAFIRATKPTASCCAPGCCTTEAVAGKA